One Larus michahellis chromosome 11, bLarMic1.1, whole genome shotgun sequence genomic region harbors:
- the LRRTM2 gene encoding leucine-rich repeat transmembrane neuronal protein 2 isoform X2: MHPPMYSKEWLSSLHPELFYGLRKLQTLHLRSNSLRTIPVRLFWDCRSLEFLDLSTNRLRSLARNGFAGLIKLRELHLEHNQLTKINFAHFLRLSSLHTLFLQWNKISNLTCGMEWTWGTLEKLDLTGNEIKAIDLTVFETMPNLKTLLMDNNKLTTLDSKILSSLRSLTTVGLSGNLWECSPKICALATWLSGFQGRWEHSILCHSPDHTQGEDILDAVYGFQLCWNLSTVVTPAATTTYADPTTESTKRISSSHFHMGDKEIPTTAGMVVTTEEHFPEPNNAIFTQRVITGTMALLFSFFFIIFIVFISRKCCPPTLRRIRQCSMIQNHRQLRSQTRLHMANMSDQGPYNEYEPTHEGPFIIINGYGQCKCQQLPYKECEV; encoded by the exons ATGCACCCTCCAATGTACTCAAAAGAATGG TTATCCTCTCTGCACCCTGAGCTCTTCTACGGCCTTCGCAAGCTACAGACCTTGCACTTGCGATCCAACTCCCTGCGGACCATCCCGGTCCGCCTGTTCTGGGACTGTCGTAGCCTGGAGTTCCTGGATTTGAGCACAAACCGCTTGCGAAGTTTGGCTCGCAACGGATTTGCGGGATTAATCAAGCTGAGGGAGCTTCACCTAGAGCACAACCAGCTGACAAAGATTAATTTTGCTCACTTCCTCCGGCTGAGCAGCCTGCACACGCTCTTCTTGCAGTGGAACAAAATTAGCAACTTGACGTGTGGGATGGAGTGGACCTGGGGCACCTTAGAAAAGCTGGATTTGACTGGAAACGAAATCAAAGCCATCGACCTAACAGTCTTTGAAACTATGCCTAACCTTAAAACCCTCCTAATGGATAACAACAAGCTCACCACTCTGGATTCCAAGATCCTAAGCTCGCTGAGGTCCCTCACCACCGTGGGCCTCTCCGGCAATCTGTGGGAATGCAGCCCAAAGATCTGCGCCTTGGCCACATGGTTGAGTGGCTTCCAAGGTCGGTGGGAGCACTCCATCCTCTGCCACAGCCCCGACCACACCCAGGGAGAGGATATTCTGGATGCCGTGTATGGTTTTCAGCTTTGCTGGAATTTATCGACTGTTGTTACGCCCGCGGCTACGACGACGTACGCAGATCCCACCACCGAGTCCACGAAAAGAATAAGCTCTTCTCATTTCCATATGGGAGACAAAGAGATTCCAACTACGGCAGGCATGGTCGTTACCACCGAAGAACATTTCCCCGAGCCAAACAATGCCATCTTCACTCAGAGGGTAATTACAGGAACAATGgctttattgttttctttcttttttatcatttttatagtGTTCATCTCCAGGAAGTGCTGCCCTCCCACATTAAGAAGAATTAGGCAGTGCTCAATGATTCAAAACCACAGGCAGCTCCGATCCCAAACCCGGCTGCATATGGCAAATATGTCAGACCAAGGACCCTATAACGAGTACGAACCCACCCACGAAGGACCCTTCATCATCATCAACGGCTACGGACAGTGCAAGTGTCAGCAGCTGCCGTATAAAGAATGTGAAGTATAA
- the LRRTM2 gene encoding leucine-rich repeat transmembrane neuronal protein 2 isoform X1, protein MGLHFKWPLGARMLAALYAMSMVLKMLPALGMACPPKCRCEKLLFYCDSQGFHSVPNTTEKGSLGLSLRHNSISELERDQFASFSQLTWLHLDHNQIATVREDSFQGLYKLKELVLSSNKIFHLPNTTFSQLLNLQNLDLSFNQLSSLHPELFYGLRKLQTLHLRSNSLRTIPVRLFWDCRSLEFLDLSTNRLRSLARNGFAGLIKLRELHLEHNQLTKINFAHFLRLSSLHTLFLQWNKISNLTCGMEWTWGTLEKLDLTGNEIKAIDLTVFETMPNLKTLLMDNNKLTTLDSKILSSLRSLTTVGLSGNLWECSPKICALATWLSGFQGRWEHSILCHSPDHTQGEDILDAVYGFQLCWNLSTVVTPAATTTYADPTTESTKRISSSHFHMGDKEIPTTAGMVVTTEEHFPEPNNAIFTQRVITGTMALLFSFFFIIFIVFISRKCCPPTLRRIRQCSMIQNHRQLRSQTRLHMANMSDQGPYNEYEPTHEGPFIIINGYGQCKCQQLPYKECEV, encoded by the exons ATGG GCTTACATTTCAAGTGGCCATTAGGGGCTCGTATGCTGGCAGCACTATATGCAATGAGTAtggttttaaaaatgctgcctGCCTTGGGCATGGCTTGTCCACCAAAATGTCGCTGTGAGAAGCTGCTCTTTTACTGTGACTCTCAGGGGTTTCACTCAGTGCcaaacaccactgaaaagggctCGCTAGGTTTGTCACTGAGGCACAATTCTATTTCTGAACTTGAAAGGGATCAATTTGCAAGCTTCAGTCAACTTACTTGGCTTCACTTAGATCATAATCAAATTGCAACAGTCAGAGAAGATTCTTTTCAAGGACTGTATAAACTTAAGGAATTAGTCTTAAGTTCCAACAAAATCTTTCATTTGCCAAACACAACTTTTAGCCAGCTGCTTAACCTGCAGAATTTGGACCTCTCTTTTAATCAGTTATCCTCTCTGCACCCTGAGCTCTTCTACGGCCTTCGCAAGCTACAGACCTTGCACTTGCGATCCAACTCCCTGCGGACCATCCCGGTCCGCCTGTTCTGGGACTGTCGTAGCCTGGAGTTCCTGGATTTGAGCACAAACCGCTTGCGAAGTTTGGCTCGCAACGGATTTGCGGGATTAATCAAGCTGAGGGAGCTTCACCTAGAGCACAACCAGCTGACAAAGATTAATTTTGCTCACTTCCTCCGGCTGAGCAGCCTGCACACGCTCTTCTTGCAGTGGAACAAAATTAGCAACTTGACGTGTGGGATGGAGTGGACCTGGGGCACCTTAGAAAAGCTGGATTTGACTGGAAACGAAATCAAAGCCATCGACCTAACAGTCTTTGAAACTATGCCTAACCTTAAAACCCTCCTAATGGATAACAACAAGCTCACCACTCTGGATTCCAAGATCCTAAGCTCGCTGAGGTCCCTCACCACCGTGGGCCTCTCCGGCAATCTGTGGGAATGCAGCCCAAAGATCTGCGCCTTGGCCACATGGTTGAGTGGCTTCCAAGGTCGGTGGGAGCACTCCATCCTCTGCCACAGCCCCGACCACACCCAGGGAGAGGATATTCTGGATGCCGTGTATGGTTTTCAGCTTTGCTGGAATTTATCGACTGTTGTTACGCCCGCGGCTACGACGACGTACGCAGATCCCACCACCGAGTCCACGAAAAGAATAAGCTCTTCTCATTTCCATATGGGAGACAAAGAGATTCCAACTACGGCAGGCATGGTCGTTACCACCGAAGAACATTTCCCCGAGCCAAACAATGCCATCTTCACTCAGAGGGTAATTACAGGAACAATGgctttattgttttctttcttttttatcatttttatagtGTTCATCTCCAGGAAGTGCTGCCCTCCCACATTAAGAAGAATTAGGCAGTGCTCAATGATTCAAAACCACAGGCAGCTCCGATCCCAAACCCGGCTGCATATGGCAAATATGTCAGACCAAGGACCCTATAACGAGTACGAACCCACCCACGAAGGACCCTTCATCATCATCAACGGCTACGGACAGTGCAAGTGTCAGCAGCTGCCGTATAAAGAATGTGAAGTATAA